One window of the Candidatus Methylomirabilota bacterium genome contains the following:
- a CDS encoding ABC transporter permease: MSRPLRRALRHVTFSVGFAITALLLLTAALSLGYTPRDPLEMSMEARLQGPSEAHPLGTDQFGRDLLSRIMVGAVTAILVGVIAVGIGVGLGAFLGMLSGYFGGWLDEVFMRLMDAVQGFPAILSALLIAAVFTPGLAITMVAIGVSFLPIFARLTRAAFLELRGREFVLAARALGAGDAAVIGRHILPNTLAPLIVQASISFPIAILAEAALSYLGLGTQPPNPSWGLMLREAQAFLGMSPWFAVFPGTAIALTVLGLNLLGDGLRDLLDPKMMS; encoded by the coding sequence ATGAGTAGGCCCCTGCGGCGCGCCCTGAGACACGTCACGTTCAGCGTGGGCTTTGCGATCACGGCGCTCTTGCTGCTCACGGCGGCGCTGAGCCTGGGCTACACGCCGCGCGACCCGCTCGAGATGTCCATGGAGGCGCGGCTCCAGGGCCCGTCGGAGGCGCATCCGCTCGGCACGGACCAGTTCGGCCGCGACCTCCTCTCGCGGATCATGGTGGGAGCCGTCACGGCCATCCTGGTGGGTGTCATCGCCGTCGGTATCGGCGTGGGGCTGGGCGCATTCCTGGGAATGCTTTCCGGCTATTTCGGCGGCTGGCTCGACGAGGTCTTCATGCGGCTTATGGACGCGGTCCAGGGCTTCCCGGCCATCCTGTCGGCCCTGCTCATCGCCGCCGTGTTCACGCCGGGGCTCGCCATCACCATGGTCGCCATCGGCGTCAGCTTCCTGCCGATTTTCGCGCGGCTCACGCGCGCCGCCTTCCTCGAGCTGAGGGGCCGGGAGTTCGTTCTGGCCGCCCGCGCGCTGGGGGCGGGAGATGCCGCCGTCATCGGGCGCCACATCCTGCCGAACACGCTCGCTCCGCTGATCGTCCAGGCGTCCATCAGCTTCCCGATCGCGATCCTGGCCGAAGCGGCGCTGTCCTATCTCGGACTCGGCACCCAGCCGCCGAACCCTTCGTGGGGGCTCATGCTCAGGGAGGCCCAGGCCTTCCTCGGCATGTCCCCCTGGTTCGCCGTGTTTCCGGGTACCGCAATAGCTTTGACTGTGCTAGGGTTGAACCTGCTTGGCGACGGGCTCAGGGATCTCCTCGATCCAAAGATGATGAGCTAG
- a CDS encoding M81 family metallopeptidase codes for MRLFLAMMSHETNTFSNLPTDRAQFEARNLHYGGEILEAFRDTGTCIGGMIDAAARRGATLIPSVAAAASPAGLVTKDIYGHVKERMLRDLKAAGKVDGVLLDLHGAMVPEGMDDGEGDLIEAVRAAVGPAVPIAVTLDFHGNLSESMVRGADLLNGYKTYPHVDMAERGVEATEQLIDIIGKRLKPTAALRKPPLLPPLGNQGTARGPMRRLYDLAAEMEKDPKVISISIFAGFPHADIPDAGFGVYVLTDDDQALADRLADRLADTAWTHRHEFIHTALPVREAVAKALAAPGKPIVLADMADNTGGGAAGDGTEILRELVRVGARSAVVACLWDPKAVALCAKAGVGASVTLDVGGKVDDRHGAPLRVTGGVRTLSDGRFVHKGPMARGLPGRLGTTAVLDVNDVKVILISYRWQTLDPEMIRFVGIDPLDHKLLVVKSTIHYRAAFEPIASEIIEVDAPGLSSSNLARFDFKRIRRPIFPLDPDTTYR; via the coding sequence GTGAGACTGTTCTTGGCGATGATGTCCCACGAGACGAACACCTTCAGCAACCTCCCGACCGACCGCGCGCAGTTCGAGGCGCGCAACCTCCACTACGGCGGCGAGATCCTGGAGGCGTTCCGCGACACGGGCACCTGCATCGGCGGCATGATCGACGCGGCCGCCCGCCGCGGGGCGACGCTGATCCCGTCGGTCGCCGCGGCCGCTTCGCCGGCCGGGCTCGTCACGAAGGACATCTACGGGCACGTCAAAGAACGGATGCTCCGTGACCTCAAGGCGGCCGGGAAGGTGGACGGCGTCCTGCTCGATCTCCACGGCGCCATGGTGCCGGAGGGGATGGATGACGGCGAGGGCGACCTCATCGAGGCCGTGCGCGCTGCCGTCGGTCCGGCCGTGCCGATCGCCGTCACCCTCGATTTCCACGGCAACCTCTCGGAGAGCATGGTGCGCGGCGCCGACCTGCTCAACGGCTACAAGACCTACCCGCACGTGGACATGGCCGAGCGCGGGGTCGAGGCGACCGAACAGCTGATCGACATCATCGGCAAGCGCTTGAAGCCCACGGCCGCGCTCCGCAAGCCGCCCCTCCTGCCGCCGCTCGGCAACCAGGGGACGGCGCGCGGGCCGATGCGACGCCTCTATGACCTGGCGGCCGAGATGGAGAAGGACCCGAAGGTCATCTCGATCTCCATCTTCGCCGGGTTCCCGCACGCCGACATCCCGGACGCGGGCTTCGGCGTCTACGTCCTCACCGACGACGACCAGGCGCTGGCGGACCGCCTGGCGGACCGGCTCGCGGACACCGCATGGACGCACCGGCACGAGTTCATCCACACGGCGCTGCCCGTGCGCGAGGCCGTCGCCAAGGCGCTCGCCGCCCCCGGCAAGCCGATCGTGCTGGCCGACATGGCCGACAACACCGGCGGGGGCGCCGCCGGCGACGGCACGGAAATCCTGCGGGAGCTCGTGCGCGTCGGCGCCCGCTCGGCGGTCGTCGCCTGCCTCTGGGACCCGAAGGCCGTCGCCCTGTGCGCCAAGGCGGGTGTCGGCGCCTCGGTGACGCTCGACGTTGGAGGCAAGGTGGACGACAGGCACGGCGCGCCGCTCCGCGTGACGGGCGGGGTCCGCACGCTCTCCGACGGCCGCTTCGTCCACAAGGGGCCCATGGCGCGCGGCCTGCCCGGCCGGCTGGGCACGACGGCCGTCCTCGACGTCAACGACGTCAAGGTCATCCTGATCTCGTACCGCTGGCAGACGCTCGACCCCGAGATGATCCGCTTCGTCGGGATCGACCCGCTCGATCACAAGCTCCTCGTCGTCAAGTCCACGATCCACTACCGGGCCGCCTTCGAGCCCATCGCCAGCGAGATCATCGAGGTGGACGCCCCGGGACTGTCCTCCTCCAACCTCGCGCGCTTCGACTTCAAGCGGATCCGGCGGCCGATCTTCCCGCTGGATCCGGACACGACGTACCGCTGA
- a CDS encoding fatty acid desaturase, whose translation MLKAMLAVALTVVVTQAAVLATSIYLHRGLAHRALTLHPIADFFFRIILWITTGQDRRQWVAVHRKHHAFTDTEKDPHSPLVHGFWKIQLGNVYYYIREARNAETLARWAKDIREDWWDRRIFSKGTLGGILGLILAMLVLGPAWGIFVVAVHLVLYVFVLAPSINGLGHWWGRRNFLGNSATNIRLLAWLTGGESLHNNHHAYPSSPKFSVRRSEFDPSWLVIKVLTAVRLVTLVGDKVKLT comes from the coding sequence GTGCTGAAAGCGATGCTGGCAGTAGCTCTCACGGTGGTCGTGACCCAGGCCGCCGTGCTGGCGACCTCGATCTACCTGCACCGGGGATTGGCGCATCGCGCGCTGACCCTGCACCCGATCGCTGACTTCTTCTTCCGGATCATCCTGTGGATCACCACCGGCCAGGATCGCCGCCAGTGGGTCGCCGTCCACCGCAAGCACCACGCCTTCACCGACACGGAGAAGGACCCGCACAGCCCGCTCGTCCACGGCTTCTGGAAGATCCAGCTCGGCAACGTCTACTACTACATCCGCGAGGCGCGGAACGCGGAGACGCTGGCGCGCTGGGCGAAGGACATCCGCGAGGACTGGTGGGACCGCCGGATCTTCTCCAAGGGAACGCTTGGCGGCATCCTCGGACTGATCCTGGCGATGCTGGTCCTCGGTCCCGCGTGGGGCATCTTCGTGGTCGCCGTCCACCTCGTCCTCTACGTCTTCGTGCTGGCGCCCTCGATCAACGGGCTCGGTCACTGGTGGGGGCGGAGGAACTTCCTGGGCAACTCCGCCACCAATATCCGGCTGCTCGCCTGGCTCACCGGCGGCGAGAGCCTGCACAACAACCACCACGCCTACCCATCGAGCCCGAAGTTCAGCGTGCGGCGCTCGGAGTTCGATCCTTCGTGGTTGGTGATCAAGGTGTTGACGGCCGTGCGGCTCGTCACCCTCGTGGGCGACAAGGTCAAGCTGACGTAG
- a CDS encoding NAD-dependent epimerase/dehydratase family protein yields MPSSSIYLVTGGAGFIGSHVVERLLAQGHRVRVLDNFSTGSRATLAFAKGNGRLEIIRGDLTSLATVERAVRGVTAVFHQAAMRSVPRSVADPLGANASNVTGTLHVLVAAARQKKKPRVVYASSSSVYGERTDLPKREDQATAPISPYAASKVAGELYASVWSRLFGVETVGLRYFNVFGPRQDPKSEYAAVIPRFILWGRQGKPLQVHGDGTQSRDFTYIDNVVSANLLAAAAPAAAVSGNSYNVGCGSRTSLLEIIASLARLLGRPLTTKHQPTRVGDVPHTLADISAAKRDMGYEPLVDFGEGLRRTVDYFTEGTR; encoded by the coding sequence ATGCCGTCATCCTCTATCTACCTCGTTACCGGCGGAGCAGGCTTCATCGGCTCGCACGTGGTCGAGCGCCTGCTCGCGCAGGGGCACCGCGTCCGCGTGCTCGACAACTTCTCGACGGGCAGCCGGGCCACGCTCGCCTTCGCGAAGGGGAACGGGCGGCTCGAGATCATCCGCGGCGATCTCACGAGCCTCGCGACCGTCGAGCGGGCCGTGCGCGGCGTGACGGCGGTGTTCCACCAGGCTGCGATGCGCTCGGTCCCGCGCTCCGTCGCCGACCCGCTCGGCGCCAACGCCTCGAACGTCACCGGGACGCTCCACGTCCTCGTCGCCGCGGCGCGCCAGAAGAAGAAGCCGCGCGTGGTGTACGCGTCCTCGTCCTCCGTGTATGGCGAGAGGACCGATCTCCCCAAGCGGGAAGACCAGGCGACCGCGCCCATCTCGCCCTACGCCGCGTCCAAGGTCGCGGGTGAGCTCTACGCGTCCGTCTGGAGCCGGCTCTTCGGTGTCGAGACGGTGGGCCTGCGCTACTTCAACGTCTTCGGCCCGCGACAGGACCCCAAGAGCGAGTACGCGGCGGTCATCCCGCGCTTCATCCTGTGGGGCAGGCAGGGCAAGCCGCTCCAGGTCCACGGAGACGGGACGCAGTCGCGCGACTTCACGTACATCGACAACGTGGTCTCGGCCAACCTCCTGGCGGCCGCGGCGCCTGCGGCGGCGGTCTCGGGCAACTCCTACAACGTCGGCTGTGGCAGCCGGACAAGCCTGCTCGAGATCATCGCCTCGTTAGCACGTCTCCTCGGGCGCCCGCTGACGACGAAACACCAGCCGACGCGGGTCGGCGACGTGCCGCACACGCTGGCCGACATCAGCGCGGCCAAGCGCGACATGGGCTACGAACCCCTCGTGGATTTCGGCGAGGGCCTGAGGCGGACGGTGGACTACTTCACGGAGGGGACACGATGA
- a CDS encoding HAD family phosphatase, whose amino-acid sequence MSEAAIFDMDGVLIDSGVHHRAAWQALLAELGEEPAHPEYWRLTIGRPSEEAVPLLLGRRVPKHEARRLARRKRDLYVDFSRGGVVSVPGVRDFVAALSRLGIPRAVGTSASRFDLDRLLVGVGLRRHFDVIVTADDVTLGKPDPEVYELAAARLRVPPDACIVFEDSLVGVEAARRAGMRAVGVTTAHSETELREAGAERAIADFEGLEWKSLAAG is encoded by the coding sequence ATGAGTGAGGCCGCCATTTTCGATATGGATGGCGTCCTGATCGACTCGGGCGTCCACCACCGCGCCGCGTGGCAGGCGCTGCTCGCCGAGCTCGGCGAGGAGCCGGCGCACCCGGAGTACTGGCGCCTCACCATCGGGCGCCCGAGCGAGGAGGCCGTGCCCCTGCTCCTCGGCCGCCGCGTCCCGAAGCACGAGGCCCGGCGGCTCGCGCGGCGCAAGCGCGACCTTTACGTGGACTTTTCGCGCGGCGGTGTCGTCTCGGTGCCCGGCGTCCGGGATTTCGTCGCGGCGCTCTCGCGACTCGGCATCCCGCGCGCGGTCGGCACCTCGGCCTCGCGCTTCGACCTGGATCGGCTGCTCGTGGGAGTGGGGCTCCGCCGCCACTTCGACGTCATCGTGACGGCCGACGACGTAACGCTGGGAAAGCCCGATCCGGAGGTCTACGAGCTGGCGGCCGCGCGGCTCAGGGTCCCGCCCGACGCCTGCATCGTCTTCGAGGACTCGCTGGTCGGCGTCGAGGCGGCGCGGCGCGCGGGCATGCGCGCGGTCGGTGTCACCACCGCCCACAGCGAGACGGAGCTGCGGGAGGCCGGGGCCGAGCGAGCCATCGCCGATTTCGAGGGTCTCGAATGGAAGAGCCTCGCAGCCGGGTAA
- a CDS encoding ABC transporter substrate-binding protein: MTMLRGLALTLLALLFAAAPAAAQGALTVQVTTEPPGLDLTTNPSSAIATVVFYNVQEGLVKVDRHGKLVPWLAERWYTTDSRNYTFFLRKGVRFHNGREMKAADVKFALDRAVNPETKHPYRVQYENIQDVIVKDDYTISVTLKRVEANFLWTVARQGSVIYPREAVDSLKAQPVGTGPFTVADWARGDRIVLVKNKDYWQKGLPRLDKVTYRFIPDPNSALAALKSGDIDVSAFGLGPENVDALKKDGRFQVILGDTTNDVTLSMNNSKKPYSDKRVRLAITHAINKEEVLKGAMFGYGKILGSNVDPLNPYYVDVSKREPYDPAKAKKLLDDAGYPNGFEATFKVAPQYYYTVRSAEVVVNQLAKVGIRAKIQQIEWGQWLAQVFCLKPCENPDYDMSIIGHAEAWDIGNFANPKYYFRWDNADFQALFKESEVTVDDKKRRELYVKMQQMLADEAPAVWLYMHPRLVVTKKGVTGIWKDLPIPSLDLSEVGWQK; the protein is encoded by the coding sequence ATGACAATGCTGCGCGGCCTCGCATTGACCCTGCTGGCGCTCCTGTTCGCGGCGGCGCCGGCGGCGGCCCAGGGCGCACTCACGGTGCAGGTGACGACCGAGCCGCCGGGGCTCGACCTCACCACCAACCCGTCCTCGGCGATCGCCACGGTCGTCTTCTACAACGTCCAGGAAGGGCTGGTGAAGGTGGACCGGCACGGCAAGCTCGTGCCGTGGCTCGCCGAGCGCTGGTACACGACCGACAGCAGAAACTACACTTTCTTTCTTCGCAAAGGCGTCCGTTTCCACAATGGCCGCGAGATGAAGGCCGCGGACGTCAAGTTCGCGCTGGACCGCGCGGTTAACCCGGAGACCAAGCACCCCTACCGCGTCCAGTACGAGAACATCCAGGACGTCATCGTCAAGGACGACTACACGATCAGCGTGACGCTCAAGCGGGTCGAGGCGAACTTCCTCTGGACCGTGGCGCGGCAGGGATCGGTCATCTATCCGAGGGAAGCGGTGGACAGTCTCAAGGCCCAGCCGGTCGGCACGGGCCCCTTCACGGTCGCCGATTGGGCGCGCGGCGACCGCATCGTGCTCGTGAAGAACAAGGACTACTGGCAGAAGGGGCTGCCCCGCCTCGACAAGGTCACGTACCGCTTCATCCCCGACCCCAACTCGGCGCTCGCGGCGCTCAAGTCGGGCGACATCGACGTCTCGGCCTTCGGCCTGGGCCCGGAGAACGTGGATGCGCTCAAGAAGGACGGACGCTTCCAGGTCATCCTGGGCGACACCACCAACGACGTCACGCTCAGCATGAACAACTCCAAGAAGCCCTACTCCGACAAGCGCGTGAGGCTCGCCATCACCCACGCGATCAACAAGGAGGAGGTGCTCAAGGGAGCCATGTTCGGGTACGGCAAGATCCTCGGCTCCAACGTGGACCCGCTGAACCCGTACTACGTGGACGTCTCCAAGCGGGAGCCGTACGACCCGGCCAAGGCCAAGAAGCTCCTCGACGACGCCGGCTACCCGAACGGCTTCGAGGCGACGTTCAAGGTTGCGCCGCAGTACTACTACACGGTGCGGAGCGCCGAGGTCGTCGTCAACCAGCTCGCCAAGGTCGGGATCCGGGCCAAGATCCAGCAGATCGAGTGGGGCCAGTGGCTCGCCCAGGTCTTCTGCCTCAAGCCCTGCGAGAACCCCGACTACGACATGTCCATCATTGGCCACGCGGAAGCCTGGGACATCGGGAACTTCGCCAACCCGAAGTACTACTTCCGCTGGGACAACGCCGACTTCCAGGCGCTGTTCAAGGAGTCCGAGGTGACGGTGGACGACAAGAAGCGGCGGGAGCTGTACGTCAAGATGCAGCAGATGCTGGCCGACGAGGCGCCGGCCGTGTGGCTGTACATGCACCCGCGCCTGGTCGTCACCAAGAAGGGCGTCACGGGCATCTGGAAGGACCTGCCGATCCCGTCCCTCGACCTCTCCGAGGTCGGCTGGCAGAAGTAA
- a CDS encoding ABC transporter permease: MRRYVLRRVAAMLLTLLFVSLLVFMVVRVLPGDPALIMLGIEASPDSVAKLREGLGLNRPVPVQYAEWAGRAVLGDLGRSIQYDVPVAGLIVSRLSVTLPLTLMAAALMVAAAIPLGVFAATRHRRWGDYAAMTLSQLGIAVPGFWAGLLLILLFSVKLGWFQAGGFDGWGRGVGHALKSLLLPAVALGLFQFAVLARTTRSALLEVLREEYVKTARAKGVAERAVIFRHALKNAMIPILTVAGVQLGQLMAGSIILESVFYLPGLGRLALGAISARDLPVVQGVVLFVASAIVVINAAVDMLYGVLDPRIRYE; this comes from the coding sequence TTGCGCCGCTACGTCCTGAGGAGGGTGGCCGCGATGCTGCTCACCCTCCTTTTCGTGTCGCTGCTGGTCTTCATGGTCGTGCGCGTGCTACCGGGCGACCCCGCGCTGATCATGCTGGGCATCGAGGCCAGCCCGGACTCCGTCGCGAAGCTTCGCGAGGGCCTCGGCCTCAACCGGCCCGTGCCGGTCCAGTATGCGGAGTGGGCGGGCCGGGCCGTCCTGGGCGACCTTGGCCGCTCGATCCAGTACGACGTCCCAGTGGCCGGACTCATCGTGTCGCGCCTCTCGGTGACGCTGCCGCTCACCCTGATGGCGGCGGCGCTCATGGTCGCGGCCGCCATTCCCCTCGGCGTCTTCGCCGCCACGCGCCACCGCCGCTGGGGCGACTACGCGGCGATGACGCTCTCCCAGCTCGGCATCGCCGTGCCGGGCTTCTGGGCGGGGCTCCTGCTGATCCTGCTCTTCTCGGTGAAGCTCGGCTGGTTCCAGGCCGGCGGCTTCGACGGCTGGGGGCGGGGCGTGGGCCACGCGCTCAAGTCGCTCCTCCTGCCGGCCGTGGCGCTCGGGCTCTTCCAGTTCGCCGTCCTCGCGCGCACCACCCGTTCCGCGCTCTTGGAGGTGCTCCGCGAGGAGTACGTCAAGACGGCGCGCGCCAAGGGCGTCGCCGAGCGCGCCGTGATCTTCCGCCACGCGCTCAAGAACGCCATGATCCCCATCCTGACCGTAGCCGGCGTCCAGCTGGGCCAGCTCATGGCGGGCAGCATCATCCTGGAGTCCGTGTTCTATCTGCCGGGGCTGGGCCGGCTGGCCCTGGGTGCCATTAGCGCGCGCGACCTGCCGGTGGTCCAAGGTGTCGTGCTCTTCGTCGCCTCGGCAATCGTCGTGATCAATGCCGCCGTCGACATGCTGTACGGGGTACTGGACCCCCGCATTCGCTATGAGTAG
- a CDS encoding cupin domain-containing protein: protein MADSEHFHNLKRGGIPRQLAEGLSARVFPGEHLMLSVVEISPGSVSPVHAHPNEQWGVCLEGEWVRIQDGAEHHVKAGDFWQTPPNVPHGGRALPDKRAVVLDIFSPPREEYKKAGSGYK, encoded by the coding sequence ATGGCCGACAGCGAGCACTTTCACAACCTCAAGCGGGGCGGCATCCCGCGCCAGCTGGCCGAAGGACTCTCGGCGCGCGTCTTTCCCGGCGAGCACCTGATGCTCTCCGTGGTCGAAATCTCGCCGGGCTCCGTCTCCCCCGTGCACGCGCACCCCAACGAGCAGTGGGGCGTCTGCCTCGAGGGCGAGTGGGTCCGCATCCAGGACGGCGCCGAGCATCACGTCAAGGCCGGCGACTTCTGGCAGACGCCCCCGAACGTGCCGCACGGCGGGCGCGCGCTGCCGGACAAACGGGCCGTGGTGCTCGACATCTTTTCACCGCCTCGCGAAGAGTACAAGAAGGCAGGGTCTGGGTACAAGTGA
- a CDS encoding methyltransferase domain-containing protein: protein MEEPRSRVSAAAYWEGLYAERQDGWELGEAAPSLQACLASGRPFTPGARVAVPGCGRGHDARLLARHGFAVTGFDFAEAAVTEARQLASRERLAAAFERRDVFTLASDHGGLFDAVWEYTCFCAIDPDRRAEYARTLHDILKPGGTLLACFYPLKDGTDGPPFPVSRPGIETALDPFFEIVEAGPPPVSPERRRGLEWLVLAE from the coding sequence ATGGAAGAGCCTCGCAGCCGGGTAAGCGCGGCCGCCTACTGGGAAGGGCTCTACGCCGAGCGGCAGGACGGCTGGGAGCTCGGCGAAGCCGCTCCCTCGCTCCAGGCCTGCCTCGCCTCGGGCCGCCCGTTCACGCCCGGCGCGCGCGTCGCCGTCCCCGGGTGCGGGCGCGGCCATGACGCGAGGCTGCTCGCGCGGCACGGCTTTGCCGTCACGGGCTTCGATTTCGCCGAGGCCGCCGTGACGGAAGCGCGGCAGCTGGCTTCGCGCGAGCGACTTGCGGCCGCCTTCGAGCGGCGCGACGTCTTCACGCTCGCGTCCGACCACGGCGGTCTCTTTGACGCGGTCTGGGAGTACACCTGCTTCTGCGCCATCGACCCCGACCGCAGGGCGGAGTACGCGCGCACGCTTCACGACATCCTCAAGCCGGGGGGCACGCTCCTCGCCTGCTTCTACCCTTTAAAGGATGGTACGGACGGCCCGCCCTTCCCGGTCTCCCGGCCGGGCATCGAGACCGCCCTCGATCCCTTCTTCGAGATCGTCGAAGCGGGGCCTCCCCCGGTCTCGCCCGAGCGCCGCCGCGGGCTCGAGTGGCTCGTCCTGGCCGAGC
- a CDS encoding DUF1054 family protein has product MAFPGFTPTDFKVFDIEGIKPRMEAIKSRIRPKLEAIGRDLLPDVARIAGDQAFAHVARHARRTVNPPNDTWVAFALDKRGYKKHCHFKVAVSRGAVRFLFEAGPEHAGKKRWAAAWKRQGPKLAPVLRRAKGLAWFKNEHDEAPAAVLADLPPEHVARLGDELTRTRDGQVVLGRAVPAQEAAGWKPRDYVRAARETFQLLAPLYRLK; this is encoded by the coding sequence ATGGCGTTCCCAGGCTTCACCCCGACCGACTTCAAGGTCTTCGACATCGAGGGCATCAAGCCGCGCATGGAGGCCATCAAGTCGCGCATCCGCCCCAAGCTCGAGGCGATCGGCCGTGACCTCTTACCCGACGTGGCGCGCATCGCGGGCGATCAGGCCTTCGCCCACGTCGCCAGACACGCGCGCCGGACCGTCAATCCTCCAAATGACACGTGGGTCGCCTTCGCGCTCGACAAGCGGGGCTACAAGAAGCACTGCCACTTCAAGGTGGCGGTCTCCCGCGGCGCGGTGCGCTTCCTCTTCGAAGCGGGTCCCGAGCACGCCGGCAAGAAGCGCTGGGCGGCGGCGTGGAAGCGCCAGGGGCCCAAGCTCGCGCCCGTCCTGAGGCGCGCCAAGGGCCTCGCGTGGTTCAAGAACGAGCACGACGAGGCGCCGGCGGCCGTTCTGGCCGACCTGCCGCCCGAGCACGTCGCGCGGCTGGGCGACGAGCTCACGCGCACGCGCGACGGCCAGGTGGTGCTGGGGCGCGCGGTGCCGGCCCAGGAGGCCGCAGGGTGGAAGCCCCGCGACTACGTCCGCGCCGCGCGCGAGACGTTCCAACTGCTCGCGCCGCTGTACCGGCTCAAGTGA